The following proteins are co-located in the Neomonachus schauinslandi chromosome 8, ASM220157v2, whole genome shotgun sequence genome:
- the LOC110583339 gene encoding T-cell activation Rho GTPase-activating protein: MKLISSCNASKTLNANNMETLIECQSEDDIKEHPLLASCESEDNICQLIEIKKRKKVLSWPFLMRRHSAVSDFSGASEPELKTSLFDQPLSIICGEDDTLPRPIQDILTILCLKGPSTEGIFRKAANEKARKEIKEELNSGGMVDLKSLPVHLLAVVFKDFLRSIPQKLLSCDLFEEWMDALERPNEEDRIEALKQVADKLPRPNLLLLKHLISVLYLISKNSEINKMDASNLAICVGPNMLTQENDQHLSFEAQKDLNNKVKTLVEFLIDNCLEIFGENIPAHSSTASDDSLEHTDSSDMSTLQNDSAYDSNDPDMESSGAIRSPNRRPQVPLETAASWEPRGLQLARESSPEPTVGTAARLKNPLREPDRSYSEPSVSSSQESLESQNTHQKLTRSEDDFTMAQAGACLEGEEAEDPFPEEVFPAVEGKTQRPQDLKVRNSTQALGLLWGLAPKASSSGSLDASSDSSPVASPSSPKRNFFTRHQSFTKAEKSKPTREIKKHSMSFSFASHKRVLTKTPSCVSVKSKGFTRDQVKKGFKKESQLAGRIIQENLSEIQGQTALDFSSRSYALSVEDVVQQVDQRSPGSPPSYEEAIRCQALDLSAHGGQTVGSMRARMLRRDTQLPPLLPFHHGGNSKDICGQEPLDRHRLSPRTESWKQSRTVRASVETIGQVTVTGRPELYRLRTTSESNQKTKLDHLVRQCSQPVFEADQLQYAKESYI; encoded by the exons ATGAAGTTGATAAGCAGCTGCAATGCT tcaaAAACACTAAATGCCAATAATATGGAGACATTGATCGAATGTCAGTCAGAG gacGATATCAAGGAACATCCTCTGTTGGCATCATGTGAGAGTGAAGATAATATTTGCCAGCTAATTG aaattaagaaaagaaagaaggtgcTGTCCTGGCCCTTTCTCATGAGAAGGCATTCTGCTGTGTCAGATTTTTCTGGGGCTTCAGAACCTGAATTAAAAACATCACTATTTGATCAGCCCTTGTCAATCATCTGTGGTGAGGATGACACACTCCCCAGACCCATTCAG GATATTCTCACTATTCTGTGCCTTAAAGGACCATCCACGGAAGGGATCTTTAGGAAAGCAGCCAATGAGAAAGCCCGCAAAGAGATCAAGGAGGAGCTCAACTCGGGAGGCATGGTAGATCTGAAAAGTCTCCCTGTGCACCTTCTGGCTGTGGTCTTTAAG GACTTCCTCAGAAGTATCCCACAGAAGCTACTTTCATGTGACCTGTTTGAGGAGTGGATGGACGCACTGGAGAGGCCGAATGAAGAGGACAGAATTGAGGCCCTGAAACA GGTTGCAGATAAGCTCCCCCGGCCCAACCTCCTGCTGCTCAAGCACCTGATCTCCGTGCTCTACCTGATCAGCAAGAACTCCGAGATCAATAAGATGGATGCCAGCAATCTAGCTATCTGCGTCGGACCCAACATGCTGACCCAAGAGAATGACCAACACCTGTCTTTCGAAGCCCAGAAAGACTTGAACAACAAG GTTAAAACATTGGTGGAATTCCTCATCGATAACTGCTTGGAAATATTTGGGGAGAACATTCCGGCACATTCCAGTACTGCTTCTGATGACTCCCTGGAACACACTGACAGTTCAG ACATGTCAACGCTGCAGAATGACTCAGCCTATGACAGCAATGATCCTGACATGGAATCCAGCGGTGCCATCAGATCCCCAAACAGGCGGCCCCAGGTGCCCTTGGAGACGGCTGCCAGCTGGGAGCCCAGAGGCCTGCAGCTCGCTCGGGAGTCGAGCCCAGAGCCCACTGTCGGCACTGCGGCCAGGCTGAAAAACCCCCTCAGGGAACCAGACAGGAGCTACTCAGAGCCCAGCGTGTCATCCTCACAGGAGAGCCTTGAGAGCCAGAACACTCACCAAAAACTAACACGAAGTGAGGATGACTTCACCATGGCCCAGGCAGGGGCTTGTTTGGAAGGTGAGGAAGCTGAAGACCCATTTCCAGAGGAGGTGTTTCCTGCAGTTGAAGGCAAAACTCAGAGGCCACAGGACCTGAAGGTGAGGAACTCGACTCAGGCTTTGGGGTTACTGTGGGGACTGGCGCCCAAAGCCTCCTCCAGTGGCTCTCTGGATGCTTCCTCTGACAGCTCCCCCGTGGCTTCTCCTTCCAGTCCCAAAAGAAATTTCTTCACCAGACATCAGTCTTTCACAAAGGCAGAGAAAAGTAAACCCAccagagagattaaaaaacattCCATGTCATTCTCTTTTGCCTCTCACAAAAGAGTGTTGACCAAAACCCCCAGCTGTGTGTCTGTGAAATCCAAAGGCTTTACAAGAGACCAAGTaaagaaaggctttaaaaaagaaagccagctTGCTGGGCGAATCATCCAAGAGAACTTGTCTGAAATCCAGGGCCAAACAGCTCTAGACTTTAGCTCCAGATCCTATGCCCTCTCAGTCGAGGATGTGGTCCAGCAAGTGGATCAGAGAAGCCCTGGGAGTCCGCCATCTTATGAAGAGGCCATTCGGTGCCAGGCATTGGACCTCTCGGCCCACGGGGGCCAAACAGTTGGCAGCATGAGGGCTAGAATGCTCCGCCGGGACACTCAACTACCACCTCTCCTACCTTTTCACCATGGAGGGAATTCAAAAGATATATGCGGTCAAGAGCCACTTGACAGGCACAGACTATCTCCCAGGACTGAGAGTTGGAAACAGAGCAGGACTGTCCGTGCTTCTGTTGAAACGATAGGACAAGTGACTGTCACAGGGAGACCAGAGCTGTACCGGCTAAGAACTACATCTGAGTCAAATCAGAAGACTAAGCTGGACCACTTAGTGCGGCAATGTAGTCAGCCGGTCTTTGAGGCTGACCAACTCCAGTATGCTAAAGAATCCTACATTTAG